In the genome of Dermacentor silvarum isolate Dsil-2018 chromosome 1, BIME_Dsil_1.4, whole genome shotgun sequence, one region contains:
- the LOC119433421 gene encoding MOG interacting and ectopic P-granules protein 1 isoform X3 — MSCGVGYLARSIMASIFRVRQAPSAKMVSTKGENTNESMPSSTVHLPGESKHKSTENMEGTTVNVKTEDDDSLASRQDDSNDKDSTSSEPGRNGVAEDSSMPTKESQNSSDIKPSKEALEQPEEEESEEEGGDEEEKVRPSLPKFLRRYVKIGKYVPVSMPKSGDFRMEELEALLEAPSLVTPLLIKKPDQFFTENGAAREKKPEKKRVSPLGKGGNSVTDFFQSTAGEFLIGLGLSRALEVFNRDLIRLKEREMKKAGGRTQEMIEEHRRLSEAHQQAKIANAPYTFKVKPCRVCDFKTESSLVLEGHLLTPHFTSRRELQCSFCNFVTRDAKAIVFHMEAIHNKLPTMEPPPQFYECPFCPFETNLKTKASGHVNRCQKYFNNGMNQLPSGDFQPPGVTAKPITIEDIKTYEKFFLALGTNATAPAKGAQNRTYTALSRNGAPSLAGPRGAAPPLYQQLASTASLNQNRGRGRPRLALIQPAPVSNQVFQVVGSGSEVIPLLNGSPQLTVTLARAPTPANNGNTRPGPRVAAPLQAQQQAPPGQRPRTPVILESSGSGAAFVICEICDGYIKDLEQLRTHMQWIHKVKIHPKMLASRPPLNCQKCQWRFFTDQGLERHLLGAHGLVTSNMQDLANSGQDGGRCTVCGRIYASKLVAHMSQVHRVVLKPAHLSYKCTVCTATFNLYKLFETHVYTVHSGAMKRSAATSDDRPAKRPAVAPPSVPTAPAKAAAVSAKAEAKPEPKETATVPAKAAPKPAISASIKVEEAAPIKAATPVAPVEPAEPPIGSRCVTCKENVEDLAEHLKEKHMRRCHVRVCHIEKCDRCLCSFDGMIVLHTSDFGDEDSSEEDDDEDEEDAARQEPMDVDGPCCPKDAGGLDVKKPDVDGQQADGE; from the exons CACTGAGAATATGGAAGGCACAACAGTGAATGTGAAGACGGAAGATGATGACAGCCTTGCATCTCGACAAGATGACAGCAATGATAAGGATTCGACTAGTTCTGAGCCAGGTCGCAATGGAGTTGCTGAAGACAGCTCTATGCCTACAAAGGAGTCTCAGAACTCGTCTGACATTAAGCCTAGCAAAGAAGCGTTGGAACAGCCAGAGGAAGAGGAAAGTGAAGAAGAAGGAGGGGATGAGGAAGAAAAAGTGCGGCCTAGCCTTCCCAAGTTCCTGCGTCGTTACGTGAAAATTGGCAAGTATGTACCAGTGTCTATGCCAAAGAGTGGAGACTTTCGCATGGAAGAATTAGAGGCTTTGCTGGAAGCTCCTTCGTTAGTGACTCCCTTACTTATTAAGAAACCGGACCAGTTTTTTACTGAAAATGGTGCAGCTCGTGAGAAAAAACCTGAAAAGAAGAGAGTGTCTCCTTTGGGAAAAGGAGGCAACTCTGTGACTGACTTTTTCCAGAGCACAGCTGGGGAGTTTCTTATTGGTCTAGGTCTGAGTCGGGCACTTGAAGTGTTCAATCGGGATTTAATAAGGCTTAAGGAACGTGAAATGAAGAAGGCAGGTGGCCGTACACAAGAGATGATAGAGGAGCACCGTAGGCTGTCTGAAGCACACCAGCAAGCGAAAATTGCCAATGCCCCATACACTTTCAAGGTGAAGCCTTGCAGAGTGTGTGACTTCAAGACTGAATCAAGTCTTGTTCTAGAAGGCCACCTACTGACACCCCACTTTACATCACGTCGGGAACTTCAGTGCAGTTTCTGCAACTTCGTGACACGTGATGCCAAGGCCATTGTGTTCCACATGGAAGCTATCCACAACAAACTGCCAACCATGGAGCCCCCACCACAGTTCTATGAATGCCCTTTTTGTCCTTTTGAGACCAATCTTAAAACTAAGGCCAGTGGCCATGTCAACCGTTGCCAGAAATATTTCAACAATGGCATGAATCAGCTGCCATCTGGTGACTTTCAGCCTCCAGGAGTGACAGCCAAGCCAATAACCATAGAAGACATCAAAACCTATGAAAAGTTCTTTCTGGCATTAGGCACCAATGCTACAGCTCCAGCTAAAGGTGCCCAAAACCGCACGTATACTGCACTAAGCCGGAATGGAGCCCCTTCACTTGCAGGGCCCCGCGGAGCAGCACCACCACTTTACCAGCAGTTGGCATCAACTGCATCACTGAATCAGAACCGGGGACGTGGACGTCCTAGGCTAGCTTTGATTCAGCCAGCTCCTGTATCGAACCAAGTGTTCCAAGTTGTTGGCAGTGGTTCAGAAGTGATTCCACTGCTCAATGGAAGCCCACAGCTGACTGTGACCCTTGCCCGTGCACCGACACCTGCCAACAATGGCAATACAAGACCAGGTCCTCGTGTCGCGGCTCCTTTGCAAGCCCAACAACAGGCCCCGCCAGGGCAGCGACCACGAACACCTGTAATCCTTGAATCCAGTGGTTCAGGTGCAGCCTTTGTCATTTGTGAAATCTGTGATGGCTACATCAAAGACCTGGAGCAGCTGCGTACACACATGCAATGGATACACAAAGTGAAGATTCACCCCAAGATGCTCGCTTCCCGCCCCCCACTAAACTGTCAGAAGTGCCAGTGGCGTTTCTTCACAGATCAAGGGCTGGAGCGCCACCTGCTTGGTGCTCATGGCCTGGTCACATCCAACATGCAGGATCTGGCCAACTCTGGCCAAGATGGTGGTCGTTGCACTGTGTGCGGCCGCATCTATGCCTCCAAGCTGGTTGCCCACATGAGCCAG GTGCACCGTGTGGTGTTGAAGCCAGCCCACCTCTCCTACAAGTGCACAGTGTGCACTGCAACATTCAACCTTTACAAGCTTTTCGAAACACATGTTTACACAGTGCACAGTGGGGCCATGAAGCGTTCTGCTGCTACATCAGATGACCGACCTGCAAAGCGACCAGCTGTGGCCCCACCCTCTGTTCCCACAGCCCCTGCAAAAGCAGCCGCTGTTTCTGCAAAGGCAGAGGCCAAGCCTGAGCCCAAGGAAACTGCCACTGTGCCAGCAAAAGCTGCACCGAAGCCTGCCATCTCTGCTAGTATCAAGGTGGAAGAGGCAGCACCCATTAAGGCGGCCACACCTGTTGCTCCAGTGGAGCCAGCTGAGCCTCCAATAGGCAGCCGATGTGTGACTTGTAAGGAGAATGTGGAGGACTTAGCAGAACACCTGAAAGAAAAGCACATGCGGCGCTGCCATGTTCGTGTttgccacattgaaaagtgtgaTCGGTGCTTGTGCTCCTTCGATGGCATGATTGTGCTACACACATCAGACTTTGGTGACGAGGACAGCTCAGAGGAGGATGACGACGAAGATGAGGAGGATGCTGCTCGGCAGGAGCCCATGGATGTGGATGGGCCCTGCTGCCCTAAGGATGCTGGGGGACTAGACGTGAAAAAGCCAGATGTGGATGGCCAGCAGGCTGATGGGGAGTGA
- the LOC119433421 gene encoding MOG interacting and ectopic P-granules protein 1 isoform X1: MVSTKGENTNESMPSSTVHLPGESKHKSTENMEGTTVNVKTEDDDSLASRQDDSNDKDSTSSEPGRNGVAEDSSMPTKESQNSSDIKPSKEALEQPEEEESEEEGGDEEEKVRPSLPKFLRRYVKIGKYVPVSMPKSGDFRMEELEALLEAPSLVTPLLIKKPDQFFTENGAAREKKPEKKRVSPLGKGGNSVTDFFQSTAGEFLIGLGLSRALEVFNRDLIRLKEREMKKAGGRTQEMIEEHRRLSEAHQQAKIANAPYTFKVKPCRVCDFKTESSLVLEGHLLTPHFTSRRELQCSFCNFVTRDAKAIVFHMEAIHNKLPTMEPPPQFYECPFCPFETNLKTKASGHVNRCQKYFNNGMNQLPSGDFQPPGVTAKPITIEDIKTYEKFFLALGTNATAPAKGAQNRTYTALSRNGAPSLAGPRGAAPPLYQQLASTASLNQNRGRGRPRLALIQPAPVSNQVFQVVGSGSEVIPLLNGSPQLTVTLARAPTPANNGNTRPGPRVAAPLQAQQQAPPGQRPRTPVILESSGSGAAFVICEICDGYIKDLEQLRTHMQWIHKVKIHPKMLASRPPLNCQKCQWRFFTDQGLERHLLGAHGLVTSNMQDLANSGQDGGRCTVCGRIYASKLVAHMSQVHRVVLKPAHLSYKCTVCTATFNLYKLFETHVYTVHSGAMKRSAATSDDRPAKRPAVAPPSVPTAPAKAAAVSAKAEAKPEPKETATVPAKAAPKPAISASIKVEEAAPIKAATPVAPVEPAEPPIGSRCVTCKENVEDLAEHLKEKHMRRCHVRVCHIEKCDRCLCSFDGMIVLHTSDFGDEDSSEEDDDEDEEDAARQEPMDVDGPCCPKDAGGLDVKKPDVDGQQADGE; encoded by the exons CACTGAGAATATGGAAGGCACAACAGTGAATGTGAAGACGGAAGATGATGACAGCCTTGCATCTCGACAAGATGACAGCAATGATAAGGATTCGACTAGTTCTGAGCCAGGTCGCAATGGAGTTGCTGAAGACAGCTCTATGCCTACAAAGGAGTCTCAGAACTCGTCTGACATTAAGCCTAGCAAAGAAGCGTTGGAACAGCCAGAGGAAGAGGAAAGTGAAGAAGAAGGAGGGGATGAGGAAGAAAAAGTGCGGCCTAGCCTTCCCAAGTTCCTGCGTCGTTACGTGAAAATTGGCAAGTATGTACCAGTGTCTATGCCAAAGAGTGGAGACTTTCGCATGGAAGAATTAGAGGCTTTGCTGGAAGCTCCTTCGTTAGTGACTCCCTTACTTATTAAGAAACCGGACCAGTTTTTTACTGAAAATGGTGCAGCTCGTGAGAAAAAACCTGAAAAGAAGAGAGTGTCTCCTTTGGGAAAAGGAGGCAACTCTGTGACTGACTTTTTCCAGAGCACAGCTGGGGAGTTTCTTATTGGTCTAGGTCTGAGTCGGGCACTTGAAGTGTTCAATCGGGATTTAATAAGGCTTAAGGAACGTGAAATGAAGAAGGCAGGTGGCCGTACACAAGAGATGATAGAGGAGCACCGTAGGCTGTCTGAAGCACACCAGCAAGCGAAAATTGCCAATGCCCCATACACTTTCAAGGTGAAGCCTTGCAGAGTGTGTGACTTCAAGACTGAATCAAGTCTTGTTCTAGAAGGCCACCTACTGACACCCCACTTTACATCACGTCGGGAACTTCAGTGCAGTTTCTGCAACTTCGTGACACGTGATGCCAAGGCCATTGTGTTCCACATGGAAGCTATCCACAACAAACTGCCAACCATGGAGCCCCCACCACAGTTCTATGAATGCCCTTTTTGTCCTTTTGAGACCAATCTTAAAACTAAGGCCAGTGGCCATGTCAACCGTTGCCAGAAATATTTCAACAATGGCATGAATCAGCTGCCATCTGGTGACTTTCAGCCTCCAGGAGTGACAGCCAAGCCAATAACCATAGAAGACATCAAAACCTATGAAAAGTTCTTTCTGGCATTAGGCACCAATGCTACAGCTCCAGCTAAAGGTGCCCAAAACCGCACGTATACTGCACTAAGCCGGAATGGAGCCCCTTCACTTGCAGGGCCCCGCGGAGCAGCACCACCACTTTACCAGCAGTTGGCATCAACTGCATCACTGAATCAGAACCGGGGACGTGGACGTCCTAGGCTAGCTTTGATTCAGCCAGCTCCTGTATCGAACCAAGTGTTCCAAGTTGTTGGCAGTGGTTCAGAAGTGATTCCACTGCTCAATGGAAGCCCACAGCTGACTGTGACCCTTGCCCGTGCACCGACACCTGCCAACAATGGCAATACAAGACCAGGTCCTCGTGTCGCGGCTCCTTTGCAAGCCCAACAACAGGCCCCGCCAGGGCAGCGACCACGAACACCTGTAATCCTTGAATCCAGTGGTTCAGGTGCAGCCTTTGTCATTTGTGAAATCTGTGATGGCTACATCAAAGACCTGGAGCAGCTGCGTACACACATGCAATGGATACACAAAGTGAAGATTCACCCCAAGATGCTCGCTTCCCGCCCCCCACTAAACTGTCAGAAGTGCCAGTGGCGTTTCTTCACAGATCAAGGGCTGGAGCGCCACCTGCTTGGTGCTCATGGCCTGGTCACATCCAACATGCAGGATCTGGCCAACTCTGGCCAAGATGGTGGTCGTTGCACTGTGTGCGGCCGCATCTATGCCTCCAAGCTGGTTGCCCACATGAGCCAG GTGCACCGTGTGGTGTTGAAGCCAGCCCACCTCTCCTACAAGTGCACAGTGTGCACTGCAACATTCAACCTTTACAAGCTTTTCGAAACACATGTTTACACAGTGCACAGTGGGGCCATGAAGCGTTCTGCTGCTACATCAGATGACCGACCTGCAAAGCGACCAGCTGTGGCCCCACCCTCTGTTCCCACAGCCCCTGCAAAAGCAGCCGCTGTTTCTGCAAAGGCAGAGGCCAAGCCTGAGCCCAAGGAAACTGCCACTGTGCCAGCAAAAGCTGCACCGAAGCCTGCCATCTCTGCTAGTATCAAGGTGGAAGAGGCAGCACCCATTAAGGCGGCCACACCTGTTGCTCCAGTGGAGCCAGCTGAGCCTCCAATAGGCAGCCGATGTGTGACTTGTAAGGAGAATGTGGAGGACTTAGCAGAACACCTGAAAGAAAAGCACATGCGGCGCTGCCATGTTCGTGTttgccacattgaaaagtgtgaTCGGTGCTTGTGCTCCTTCGATGGCATGATTGTGCTACACACATCAGACTTTGGTGACGAGGACAGCTCAGAGGAGGATGACGACGAAGATGAGGAGGATGCTGCTCGGCAGGAGCCCATGGATGTGGATGGGCCCTGCTGCCCTAAGGATGCTGGGGGACTAGACGTGAAAAAGCCAGATGTGGATGGCCAGCAGGCTGATGGGGAGTGA
- the LOC119433421 gene encoding MOG interacting and ectopic P-granules protein 1 isoform X2 — MEGTTVNVKTEDDDSLASRQDDSNDKDSTSSEPGRNGVAEDSSMPTKESQNSSDIKPSKEALEQPEEEESEEEGGDEEEKVRPSLPKFLRRYVKIGKYVPVSMPKSGDFRMEELEALLEAPSLVTPLLIKKPDQFFTENGAAREKKPEKKRVSPLGKGGNSVTDFFQSTAGEFLIGLGLSRALEVFNRDLIRLKEREMKKAGGRTQEMIEEHRRLSEAHQQAKIANAPYTFKVKPCRVCDFKTESSLVLEGHLLTPHFTSRRELQCSFCNFVTRDAKAIVFHMEAIHNKLPTMEPPPQFYECPFCPFETNLKTKASGHVNRCQKYFNNGMNQLPSGDFQPPGVTAKPITIEDIKTYEKFFLALGTNATAPAKGAQNRTYTALSRNGAPSLAGPRGAAPPLYQQLASTASLNQNRGRGRPRLALIQPAPVSNQVFQVVGSGSEVIPLLNGSPQLTVTLARAPTPANNGNTRPGPRVAAPLQAQQQAPPGQRPRTPVILESSGSGAAFVICEICDGYIKDLEQLRTHMQWIHKVKIHPKMLASRPPLNCQKCQWRFFTDQGLERHLLGAHGLVTSNMQDLANSGQDGGRCTVCGRIYASKLVAHMSQVHRVVLKPAHLSYKCTVCTATFNLYKLFETHVYTVHSGAMKRSAATSDDRPAKRPAVAPPSVPTAPAKAAAVSAKAEAKPEPKETATVPAKAAPKPAISASIKVEEAAPIKAATPVAPVEPAEPPIGSRCVTCKENVEDLAEHLKEKHMRRCHVRVCHIEKCDRCLCSFDGMIVLHTSDFGDEDSSEEDDDEDEEDAARQEPMDVDGPCCPKDAGGLDVKKPDVDGQQADGE, encoded by the exons ATGGAAGGCACAACAGTGAATGTGAAGACGGAAGATGATGACAGCCTTGCATCTCGACAAGATGACAGCAATGATAAGGATTCGACTAGTTCTGAGCCAGGTCGCAATGGAGTTGCTGAAGACAGCTCTATGCCTACAAAGGAGTCTCAGAACTCGTCTGACATTAAGCCTAGCAAAGAAGCGTTGGAACAGCCAGAGGAAGAGGAAAGTGAAGAAGAAGGAGGGGATGAGGAAGAAAAAGTGCGGCCTAGCCTTCCCAAGTTCCTGCGTCGTTACGTGAAAATTGGCAAGTATGTACCAGTGTCTATGCCAAAGAGTGGAGACTTTCGCATGGAAGAATTAGAGGCTTTGCTGGAAGCTCCTTCGTTAGTGACTCCCTTACTTATTAAGAAACCGGACCAGTTTTTTACTGAAAATGGTGCAGCTCGTGAGAAAAAACCTGAAAAGAAGAGAGTGTCTCCTTTGGGAAAAGGAGGCAACTCTGTGACTGACTTTTTCCAGAGCACAGCTGGGGAGTTTCTTATTGGTCTAGGTCTGAGTCGGGCACTTGAAGTGTTCAATCGGGATTTAATAAGGCTTAAGGAACGTGAAATGAAGAAGGCAGGTGGCCGTACACAAGAGATGATAGAGGAGCACCGTAGGCTGTCTGAAGCACACCAGCAAGCGAAAATTGCCAATGCCCCATACACTTTCAAGGTGAAGCCTTGCAGAGTGTGTGACTTCAAGACTGAATCAAGTCTTGTTCTAGAAGGCCACCTACTGACACCCCACTTTACATCACGTCGGGAACTTCAGTGCAGTTTCTGCAACTTCGTGACACGTGATGCCAAGGCCATTGTGTTCCACATGGAAGCTATCCACAACAAACTGCCAACCATGGAGCCCCCACCACAGTTCTATGAATGCCCTTTTTGTCCTTTTGAGACCAATCTTAAAACTAAGGCCAGTGGCCATGTCAACCGTTGCCAGAAATATTTCAACAATGGCATGAATCAGCTGCCATCTGGTGACTTTCAGCCTCCAGGAGTGACAGCCAAGCCAATAACCATAGAAGACATCAAAACCTATGAAAAGTTCTTTCTGGCATTAGGCACCAATGCTACAGCTCCAGCTAAAGGTGCCCAAAACCGCACGTATACTGCACTAAGCCGGAATGGAGCCCCTTCACTTGCAGGGCCCCGCGGAGCAGCACCACCACTTTACCAGCAGTTGGCATCAACTGCATCACTGAATCAGAACCGGGGACGTGGACGTCCTAGGCTAGCTTTGATTCAGCCAGCTCCTGTATCGAACCAAGTGTTCCAAGTTGTTGGCAGTGGTTCAGAAGTGATTCCACTGCTCAATGGAAGCCCACAGCTGACTGTGACCCTTGCCCGTGCACCGACACCTGCCAACAATGGCAATACAAGACCAGGTCCTCGTGTCGCGGCTCCTTTGCAAGCCCAACAACAGGCCCCGCCAGGGCAGCGACCACGAACACCTGTAATCCTTGAATCCAGTGGTTCAGGTGCAGCCTTTGTCATTTGTGAAATCTGTGATGGCTACATCAAAGACCTGGAGCAGCTGCGTACACACATGCAATGGATACACAAAGTGAAGATTCACCCCAAGATGCTCGCTTCCCGCCCCCCACTAAACTGTCAGAAGTGCCAGTGGCGTTTCTTCACAGATCAAGGGCTGGAGCGCCACCTGCTTGGTGCTCATGGCCTGGTCACATCCAACATGCAGGATCTGGCCAACTCTGGCCAAGATGGTGGTCGTTGCACTGTGTGCGGCCGCATCTATGCCTCCAAGCTGGTTGCCCACATGAGCCAG GTGCACCGTGTGGTGTTGAAGCCAGCCCACCTCTCCTACAAGTGCACAGTGTGCACTGCAACATTCAACCTTTACAAGCTTTTCGAAACACATGTTTACACAGTGCACAGTGGGGCCATGAAGCGTTCTGCTGCTACATCAGATGACCGACCTGCAAAGCGACCAGCTGTGGCCCCACCCTCTGTTCCCACAGCCCCTGCAAAAGCAGCCGCTGTTTCTGCAAAGGCAGAGGCCAAGCCTGAGCCCAAGGAAACTGCCACTGTGCCAGCAAAAGCTGCACCGAAGCCTGCCATCTCTGCTAGTATCAAGGTGGAAGAGGCAGCACCCATTAAGGCGGCCACACCTGTTGCTCCAGTGGAGCCAGCTGAGCCTCCAATAGGCAGCCGATGTGTGACTTGTAAGGAGAATGTGGAGGACTTAGCAGAACACCTGAAAGAAAAGCACATGCGGCGCTGCCATGTTCGTGTttgccacattgaaaagtgtgaTCGGTGCTTGTGCTCCTTCGATGGCATGATTGTGCTACACACATCAGACTTTGGTGACGAGGACAGCTCAGAGGAGGATGACGACGAAGATGAGGAGGATGCTGCTCGGCAGGAGCCCATGGATGTGGATGGGCCCTGCTGCCCTAAGGATGCTGGGGGACTAGACGTGAAAAAGCCAGATGTGGATGGCCAGCAGGCTGATGGGGAGTGA